One window of Chamaesiphon minutus PCC 6605 genomic DNA carries:
- a CDS encoding FkbM family methyltransferase, with product MTRYLVEELGVFENDPIVICDVGARGGFEPQWQVFSSQACSIGFEPDPIEFARLQDSLSSATDRIYPLALGKQRERRLFSICRHPGGSSFYPADLHFIERFPPEYAQELTVTQTLEVETVSLDEFVRDYQISTIDFLKLDTEGSELDILQGARNILQNSVLGLSLEVLFHSSMRQQPTFSDIDRFLQAMGFQLFDLEIYRHARRALPRPMSKFGNTDIGQVLWGQALYLRDGVAEIDRSNSSDCQPWHQTRILKLASLMEIFTLPDCALELIRDSTAFLDRDLQTSIERAIVRNVNSLTEPAMNIQSADRLSTAPSHVPQPRGYAQRFDCLSAAELQHLAQTITTSPYLAASQLSTNFQGSRGFSVIFTRSGIDRVKEHFPGFAPYLDKALKSACNAFYLNPLLLDEGMGVEPHVDCSISSYDMVLTIPKIVSVLYVQVPEDTIGGELILRTEQRLIGTIVPQTNKLVYFVGQLLHSVNPVHCSSSRISLICEQYHLSEDRLKNIPEFEIKSAAKKY from the coding sequence ATGACTCGATATCTGGTCGAAGAGTTAGGTGTGTTTGAGAATGACCCGATCGTTATTTGCGATGTGGGTGCCAGAGGGGGATTTGAACCCCAATGGCAAGTGTTTAGTTCGCAGGCATGTTCGATCGGCTTTGAACCAGATCCCATCGAGTTCGCTCGGCTCCAGGATTCGCTCTCATCGGCAACCGATCGAATTTATCCTCTGGCATTAGGCAAGCAAAGAGAGCGGCGACTGTTTTCGATCTGTCGCCATCCCGGTGGTTCGAGCTTTTACCCAGCAGATCTGCACTTTATCGAGCGGTTTCCACCAGAGTATGCCCAAGAACTCACTGTCACGCAAACACTAGAAGTCGAAACAGTCAGTCTCGATGAATTTGTTAGAGATTACCAAATTTCCACAATTGACTTCCTCAAATTAGATACCGAAGGCAGCGAGCTAGATATTTTGCAGGGTGCGCGGAATATTTTGCAAAACAGCGTCCTGGGGCTGAGTTTAGAGGTGCTGTTCCATAGCTCGATGCGCCAGCAACCGACTTTTAGCGACATCGATCGATTTTTGCAAGCGATGGGGTTTCAATTGTTCGATTTGGAGATCTATCGCCATGCTCGTCGCGCGCTCCCTCGTCCGATGTCAAAATTTGGCAACACCGACATCGGTCAGGTGTTGTGGGGACAGGCTCTCTATTTGCGAGATGGCGTTGCCGAAATCGATCGATCGAATTCGAGCGATTGCCAGCCGTGGCATCAGACTCGGATTCTCAAACTAGCCAGCCTGATGGAAATTTTTACATTACCAGACTGCGCGCTAGAACTGATTCGGGATAGCACCGCTTTCCTCGATCGAGATCTGCAAACTTCGATCGAACGCGCGATCGTCCGCAATGTCAATTCTCTCACCGAACCTGCCATGAATATTCAATCTGCCGATCGGTTATCAACCGCGCCCAGTCACGTTCCGCAGCCGCGTGGCTATGCCCAACGTTTTGATTGTTTGTCCGCTGCCGAATTACAACACCTTGCCCAGACCATTACCACCTCTCCTTACTTAGCCGCCAGTCAGTTGAGTACCAATTTTCAGGGCAGTCGGGGGTTTTCGGTGATTTTTACTCGCTCGGGAATCGATCGCGTTAAGGAACACTTTCCCGGCTTTGCACCCTATCTAGACAAAGCTCTGAAGTCTGCTTGTAATGCCTTTTATCTCAACCCGTTGCTGCTCGACGAAGGTATGGGCGTCGAACCTCATGTAGACTGTAGTATTTCTAGTTATGACATGGTACTGACGATTCCCAAAATCGTCAGCGTGCTGTACGTACAGGTACCGGAAGATACGATCGGTGGCGAACTGATTCTCAGAACAGAACAGCGGCTCATTGGCACGATCGTCCCGCAAACCAATAAATTAGTTTATTTTGTCGGGCAGTTATTACATTCAGTCAATCCCGTCCATTGCTCGTCGAGCCGCATCAGCCTGATCTGCGAACAATATCATCTTAGCGAAGATCGGCTCAAAAATATTCCCGAATTTGAAATTAAGTCTGCGGCTAAGAAATATTAG
- a CDS encoding 2OG-Fe(II) oxygenase, which yields MSHSFLTDYIKLVRPHTSPSLISEQTWDKINNVAEFLPNKITSFFGFECPLGIATAQSDFLICAEDTAGTGREILADKDRFPTALLSDPVWQQVTQFGREWQDENSILYQKIHNVWLEFDLDGDAQQLPVPSCFFGSEPIYAATSPYANPATPAYCWVSESALKHLLNDRLPERVEAKLFECFDCLPPEAYVFQIGLMLARNIKDAVRVCIRDIAPAQIGEYLQKIGWPGSVEILQEFVREIADFVERIDLDIDISDRVLPKIGFECYFSKQPKLEPRWQIFLDYLERNNLCLPQKRAGLLAYPGFLRESAAPNDWPSYLSRAARTLENNNAEAVFFRKIHHIKIVYQDDRPQLAKAYLAMGYRSIDSAFVDRWRKFTNSSVQIDNFIEPEVHDRLLKFVRDSQAQFMPSEIGIDNTALAIHRRSSILESFPEFEKILNRKIAAILPDIFSKLGLPDFPIERLETQLTAHNDGDYYRVHNDSGTTESSDRILTYVYYFYQEPKAFSGGELRIYETNLNTQIHYADSFQTIEPRNNSIVFFPSAYMHEVLKINCPSQAFADSRFTMNGWVWRKKSN from the coding sequence ATGAGCCACTCTTTTTTAACAGATTATATCAAACTCGTTCGACCGCATACCTCACCATCACTCATTTCAGAACAAACTTGGGATAAAATCAACAATGTAGCTGAATTTTTACCGAATAAAATTACTTCTTTCTTTGGATTTGAGTGTCCTCTAGGAATTGCCACAGCGCAGAGTGATTTCTTAATTTGTGCGGAAGATACAGCCGGAACTGGTCGGGAGATCTTAGCAGATAAAGATCGATTTCCCACAGCTTTATTATCCGATCCGGTCTGGCAGCAAGTCACTCAATTTGGTCGAGAATGGCAGGATGAGAATTCGATCCTTTATCAAAAAATTCATAATGTCTGGCTAGAATTCGATCTAGATGGTGACGCACAGCAGTTACCAGTTCCTAGTTGTTTTTTTGGCTCCGAACCGATTTATGCGGCGACATCGCCCTATGCCAATCCAGCGACGCCTGCTTATTGCTGGGTGAGCGAATCTGCTTTAAAACATCTCCTCAACGATCGATTGCCAGAGCGAGTAGAAGCCAAACTGTTTGAGTGTTTCGATTGTTTGCCTCCCGAAGCTTATGTATTTCAGATCGGGCTGATGTTGGCGAGAAATATTAAAGATGCAGTCAGAGTTTGCATCCGTGACATTGCGCCAGCCCAAATTGGTGAATATTTGCAAAAAATTGGTTGGCCTGGTTCTGTGGAGATCTTGCAAGAATTCGTGCGAGAAATTGCAGATTTTGTCGAACGCATCGACTTAGATATTGATATTAGCGATCGAGTCTTACCGAAAATTGGGTTTGAATGTTATTTTAGCAAGCAACCTAAATTAGAACCGCGATGGCAGATATTTCTGGATTATTTAGAGCGTAATAACTTATGTCTGCCGCAAAAGCGAGCGGGTTTGCTAGCTTATCCTGGCTTTTTGCGCGAAAGTGCCGCACCTAATGATTGGCCGAGTTATCTGTCGCGAGCGGCTCGAACGCTAGAAAATAATAATGCCGAAGCGGTTTTCTTCCGTAAAATACATCATATCAAAATTGTTTATCAAGACGATCGACCGCAATTGGCCAAAGCTTATCTGGCGATGGGCTATCGATCGATCGATTCAGCGTTTGTCGATCGCTGGCGCAAATTTACTAATTCCAGCGTCCAAATCGATAACTTTATCGAGCCAGAAGTACACGATCGCTTGCTAAAATTCGTCCGAGATTCACAGGCACAATTCATGCCGAGCGAAATCGGGATCGACAATACAGCATTAGCAATCCATCGCCGCTCTTCGATCTTAGAGTCATTTCCAGAGTTTGAAAAAATACTCAATCGAAAAATTGCCGCCATTTTACCGGATATATTTTCTAAATTAGGATTGCCCGATTTTCCGATCGAGCGGTTAGAGACACAGCTTACCGCTCACAACGATGGCGATTATTACCGAGTTCATAATGATAGTGGCACGACCGAAAGTAGCGATCGGATTCTTACCTACGTTTATTACTTCTATCAGGAGCCAAAAGCTTTTAGCGGTGGGGAATTACGAATCTATGAAACAAATCTCAATACGCAAATTCATTATGCAGATTCGTTCCAAACGATCGAACCGCGTAATAACAGCATTGTTTTTTTTCCGAGTGCTTACATGCACGAAGTTTTAAAAATTAATTGCCCCTCTCAAGCTTTTGCCGACAGTCGCTTTACGATGAACGGCTGGGTGTGGCGTAAAAAATCGAATTAA